A window from Littorina saxatilis isolate snail1 linkage group LG9, US_GU_Lsax_2.0, whole genome shotgun sequence encodes these proteins:
- the LOC138976665 gene encoding uncharacterized protein: MGNSHSNKSSPKSTPAYEASDINPSRNSSASILRLFEKLELTADDGNTHPGELSRITFENAFHGPLHKFGKLMYTQMKNGHVDKDRITREEFVAAGTEIVNKVHVGDQRKYYFRLFAGGKDHLTKEDALQMFHVSYMLTVSVSKIPHTHDDRDIQVFQGMVTSLFGIQEQANCDKLDKWLSVHCPNMFSGVHSWVCMVLGGSNLPSEMEANTVRVPQLENFTCGQHCLCLGMAWALSAVLPNCYTTLSNPSTPTPNKPFTNFHHLMANLARLPRVQSWHLLYSSERDGMSKNRFCHHVLSYHGPNLIFLCFEGGNQYCLALDTAFREGTTRFGGKDCRLIQLLPVYRVVQSGPKIALFNSLSRSSPKGMMVGQDSKPLVLRLDEDFDKIYHYDVPCALHRIEAWGCGGEETKHAQVKQKQWEARDVERERTRKLRLEGDWRENPDKQILEWGGVKTGSSYLSNR, translated from the exons ATGGGGAACAGTCACAGCAATAAAAGTTCACCCAAAAGTACGCCAGCCTACGAAGCCTCGGATATTAACCCGTCACGAAACTCATCAGCTTCGATTCTTAGGCTGTTTGAA AAACTGGAATTAACAGCTGACGATGGAAATACACACCCAGGAGAGCTGTCCAGAATAACATTTGAG AATGCATTCCATGGACCGCTCCACAAGTTCGGCAAGCTGATGTACACCCAGATGAAGAACGGCCACGTGGACAAAGACCGCATCACGCGGGAAGAGTTTGTGGCGGCCGGAACAGAGATTGTCAACAAAGTGCATGTGGGAGACCAGAGGAAGTACTACTTCAGGCTCTTTGCTGGTGGAAAGGACCATTTGACCAAGGAAG ATGCCTTGCAGATGTTCCACGTGTCGTACATGCTGACAGTGTCCGTGTCCAAGATCCCCCACACACACGATGACCGCGACATTCAGGTCTTCCAGGGCATGGTCACCAGTCTG TTTGGCATCCAGGAGCAAGCGAACTGTGACAAGCTGGACAAGTGGCTGTCGGTTCACTGTCCCAACATGTTCAGCGGGGTGCACAGCTGGGTCTGCATGGTGCTGGGGGGTTCGAACCTCCCCTCAGAAATG GAAGCCAACACGGTGCGAGTGCCCCAGCTGGAGAACTTTACGTGCGGTCAGCACTGCCTGTGTCTGGGGATGGCCTGGGCCCTGTCCGCTGTGCTGCCCAACTGCTACACCACCCTCTCcaacccctccacccccacccccaacaagCCCTTCACCAACTTCCACCACCTCATGGCCAACCTG GCCAGATTACCCAGAGTGCAAAGCTGGCATCTGCTGTACAGTAGTGAGAGAGACGGCATGTCCAAGAACAG ATTCTGCCACCATGTGTTGTCGTACCATGGTCCCAACCTGATCTTCCTGTGCTTTGAGGGAGGCAACCAGTACTGCTTGGCGCTGGATACTGCCTTCAG GGAAGGGACGACCAGGTTTGGAGGCAAGGACTGTCGCCTGATTCAGCTTCTCCCGGTCTACAGAGTCGTGCAAA GCGGTCCCAAGATAGCGCTGTTCAACAGTTTGTCGCGCAGCTCACCCAAAGGCATGATGGTGGGCCAGGACAGCAAGCCGCTGGTGCTGAGACTGGATGAAGACTTTGACAAGATCTACCATTATGACGTGCCCTGCGCCCTGCACAGGATcgag GCGTGGGGCTGTGGCGGGGAGGAAACGAAACACGCTCAGGTCAAACAGAAACAGTGGGAGGCCCGGGACGTGGAGCGTGAGCGAACTCGCAAG CTACGCCTGGAAGGGGACTGGCGAGAAAACCCGGACAAGCAGATCCTGGAGTGGGGGGGAGTCAAGACCGGCAGCTCCTACCTCTCCAACCGGTGA
- the LOC138976666 gene encoding alpha-ketoglutarate-dependent dioxygenase alkB homolog 4-like, whose product MADAAPCGCKGIRSCLICETERSLNAPPKEEPFQQTVCTYCIQCCTAYEETTSKHPDHHGNSFSFKGISVIPDFVSPEEEEHLVSHIYKSPFVVSQSGRQKQDYGPKVNFKKKKLRADKFTGLPIYSKFLYDRMQGLQELKDFLPVELCNLEYSSDRGAAIDPHFDDFWLWGERLVTLNLLSDSVLSFTNDSLRNVEVQVPLPRRSLIVVSKDARNVWKHSIHRHHISGKRLAITLRELTPEFLEGGDREVEGKNLLEVALTFQGSSVAES is encoded by the exons ATGGCGGACGCCGCACCTTGCGGTTGCAAAGGCATACGTTCTTGCTTAATTTGTGAAACGGAACGATCACTTAACGCACCACCAAAAGAGGAG CCTTTTCAGCAAACAGTTTGTACCTACTGCATTCAGTGTTGCACAGCATATGAAGAAACCACATCCAAGCACCCTGATCACCATGGCAACAGTTTTTCATTTAAAGGCATCAGCGTCATTCCAGACTTTGTCTCACCAGAGGAAGAAGAGCACCTTGTGTCTCACATCTACAAGTCTCCCTTCGTTGTGTCTCAGTCAGGACGCCAGAAACAG GATTATGGACCCAAAGTAAActtcaagaagaagaaactgcGAGCTGACAAATTCACAGGCTTACCGATCTATTCCAAATTCCTCTACGACAGGATGCAAGGGCTGCAGGAGCTGAAGGATTTCTTACCTGTAGAATTGTGTAACTTGGAGTATTCCTCTGATCGTGGCGCTGCCATTGACCCTCACTTTGACGACTTTTGGCTGTGGGGCGAACGACTTGTGACCTTGAACCTTCTCTCGGATTCAGTGTTGTCCTTCACGAATGATTCGTTGCGGAATGTCGAGGTTCAAGTACCGCTTCCGAGACGATCGTTGATTGTGGTGAGCAAGGACGCTCGAAACGTGTGGAAGCACAGCATTCACAGACATCATATCTCAGGGAAAAGGCTTGCCATAACTCTGCGAGAACTGACACCAGAGTTTCTGGAAGGAGGTGACAGAGAAGTAGAAGGAAAAAACCTGCTGGAGGTCGCTTTGACTTTCCAGGGGAGTTCTGTGGCCGAGTCATGA